Genomic DNA from Desulfonema ishimotonii:
CGAGGGCGCACAGGCGATTGCAGAGGGCATATCGGACCGGGTTCAGGAGATGGACCTGGCAATGGTTTACGGAACCGGCTTCCCGCCTTACCGGGGCGGTATTTTCCGGTATGCGGACGCCTGGGGCATTTCCGGTGTGTATGAAACGCTTGTGAAGCTGGCGGCCGAAAAAGGCCCCCGGTTCAGCCCGGCCCCCCTGTTAAAAGAGATGGCGGCATCCGGTAAAAATTTCTATGACGACTGACCCATGCTGTCCGGGTAGTGGGGCAGACCTGCTGGCGGACCCGGCTTCAGGCTGATAATTCCGGGGTTCCGCATCTGGTATCAACGGATTTAACCCTCTGCCGCTGTCTGAAACTGACATACTTCATCCGAATAAGAGGAGACGCAAGTACATGGAATTCTTTTTCAATCCCAAAGGCATCGCCCTGATCGGCGCAACCGCGAACCCGCTCAAAGGCGGATACGCCATTCTGAAGAATCTGGCCACCGGGTTTAAGGGGGGGATCTATCCGGTCAATCCCCGGTATGATGAGATTGACGGCATCCCCTGTTATCCGTCGGTGGCACAGGTGCCGGACCCGGTCGATCTGGCCATCGTCTTTGTGCCGGGCAGGATCGTCCCGCAGGTGATCCGGGACTGCGCCGGACGGGGCATCCGGGGCGTGATGATCGAATCCGGCGGATTTGCCGAAAGCGGGGCCGACGGAAAGGCGATGCAGGCGGATATCAGTGAATTTGCCCGGAAGGCGGGCATACGGCTGTGGGGGCCCAACTGCATGGGGCTGGTGGATGCCCGTCAGCAGCACGTTTTCTCCTTTGTCTCGCCGACCATCTGGGAATCCCTGATTCCGGGCGATGTCTCCCTCATTGTCCAGAGCGGCATGTTGTCCGGGGCCTTTCTCATCGACAGCATGACCCACGGCACCATGGGGGTAAACAAGGTCTGTTCCGTCGGCAACAAAATGGATGTGGACGAGTGCGAACTGCTCGAATACCTGGTCCGCGACCCGTCCACCAAATCCGTCGGCCTCTATCTGGAATCCGTCAGCGACGGACGGCGATTCCTGGAAATCTGCCGGAAGTCTCCCAAGCCCGTTGTCATGCTCAAGGGCGGAAAAAGCGCCAAAGGCGCGGCTGCGGCCATGAGCCACACTGCCAGCATGGCAGGGGACCGGAAGGTCATCAGCGGGGCACTGGCCCAGGCCGGTGTGACCGAGGCCAAGGACTTTCACCAGATGCTGGATATCTGCCGCGCCCTGGCCAGCTTCCCGGATGTCCGCACACCGGGAAACGGCAGGGTGGCCATCCTGACCTACAGCGGCGGGGCCGGCATCGTCGCCTCGGATTTTATTGACGGGATGGATATTGATCTGGCAGACCTTTCACCGGCCAGCACGGAGATGCTCCGGCAGGTCTTCCCCGAATGGATGCCCGTCTCCAACCCCGTTGACCTGTGGCCGGCCGTGGAGCAAAACGGCGCGGAAAAGGCCTATGGCGCAGCCGTGCGGGCGGCCTGTGCCGACCCCAATGTGGATGCGATTTTCATGCACTGCTTTGCAGGCGGTTTTGCCCTGACGACGGACATGGCCCCCCTGGCGGCGGCTGCTGAAAAAGCGGGCAAGCCCCTCTTCTGCTGGCTGATCGGCAAAAGCGAGGAGGCCCGCCGGTTTCAGACAGAAACCCAGGCCGTGGGCATACCGGTCTTCCGGGAAGTCTACCGGGCTGTGGAGTGCATCAACGCCGTCTTTGCCCGGAAACAGGTACTTGAGCGGCAGCGGGCTGCGGGGAAGACGGCGGCGGACCCTGCTGAACCGGCCGGCGAACCGCTGCGGCTGCCGGAATCCGGAGACGGAGTGCTGGACGAGTATGCGTCCAAACAGGTTCTGGCCGGTTGCGGTATCCCGGTGGTGGCAGAGGAGATCGCCGACACGGCAGGCGCGGCTGCCGGGATCGCGGCCCGGTTCGGCTTTCCCGTGGTGATGAAGGGACTTGCGCCCGGACAGGTCCATAAAACCGAGTCCGGCCTGGTGCGGCTGGGCATCTCCTCGGCAACAGCGGCAGAGGCCGCGTTCAAAGCCCTGACCGATGCCATGAAGGGT
This window encodes:
- a CDS encoding acetate--CoA ligase family protein; translation: MEFFFNPKGIALIGATANPLKGGYAILKNLATGFKGGIYPVNPRYDEIDGIPCYPSVAQVPDPVDLAIVFVPGRIVPQVIRDCAGRGIRGVMIESGGFAESGADGKAMQADISEFARKAGIRLWGPNCMGLVDARQQHVFSFVSPTIWESLIPGDVSLIVQSGMLSGAFLIDSMTHGTMGVNKVCSVGNKMDVDECELLEYLVRDPSTKSVGLYLESVSDGRRFLEICRKSPKPVVMLKGGKSAKGAAAAMSHTASMAGDRKVISGALAQAGVTEAKDFHQMLDICRALASFPDVRTPGNGRVAILTYSGGAGIVASDFIDGMDIDLADLSPASTEMLRQVFPEWMPVSNPVDLWPAVEQNGAEKAYGAAVRAACADPNVDAIFMHCFAGGFALTTDMAPLAAAAEKAGKPLFCWLIGKSEEARRFQTETQAVGIPVFREVYRAVECINAVFARKQVLERQRAAGKTAADPAEPAGEPLRLPESGDGVLDEYASKQVLAGCGIPVVAEEIADTAGAAAGIAARFGFPVVMKGLAPGQVHKTESGLVRLGISSATAAEAAFKALTDAMKGEGSVLVQPQVCGEAELIAGLVRDPQFGPCVMFGLGGVMAEVLDDVVFAVAPLTHADALELIGRLKAQKLLNGFRGAPPADREMLARILVRLGRLGNDYPRIREVDINPLMVAGGKPVAVDASVILSA